In one Carassius carassius chromosome 48, fCarCar2.1, whole genome shotgun sequence genomic region, the following are encoded:
- the LOC132131808 gene encoding keratin, type I cytoskeletal 19-like, with amino-acid sequence MTQVNQSFSRRSMSSSSSRPFTSLSLSGGYSKRIAVGHAPSVYAGAGGSSVRVSYAQGSRSSFDLASALGGGGGGGGDNGFGVASNEKATMQNLNDRLASYLEKVRSLEKANAQLERQIREWYDKRTPVSRDYSHYYVTIEDLRKKIIVASQDNARIILQIDNAKLAAEDFRVKYENELSLRQSVEADIAGLRKVLDSLTMSRSDLEMQIEGLNEELVYLKKNHAEELAAIRSQMSSSNVNVEVDAAPQQDMARIMEEIRQQYEGVIEKNRRDMDSWYKGKFDELNKQVSTKQEDLTMSRSEINELKRTLQSLEIELQSQLSMKAALEGTLGETESRYNLQLSQLQAFINSLEVELSQVRMDIERQGNEYKLLLDIKTRLEMEIAEYRRLLDGEEIQKQTIKVVEVVAPPPPPKPEPVVTKRVRTVIEEVVDGKVVSRTEDVDVEVVKK; translated from the exons ATGACTCAGGTTAACCAGTCTTTTTCACGCAGGAGCATGTCCAGCTCCAGTTCTCGTCCCTTCACCTCGCTCTCGCTCAGCGGGGGATACTCCAAGCGCATCGCCGTTGGTCATGCGCCAAGTGTCTACGCGGGTGCAGGGGGCTCCAGCGTGCGCGTCTCTTACGCACAGGGTTCGAGGAGCAGTTTCGACCTGGCCAGCGCGCTCGGCGGCGGCGGCGGTGGAGGTGGTGACAATGGCTTCGGTGTGGCTTCGAACGAGAAGGCCACCATGCAAAACCTCAATGACCGTCTGGCGAGCTACCTGGAGAAGGTGCGCTCCCTGGAGAAAGCCAACGCGCAACTGGAGCGCCAGATCCGGGAGTGGTACGACAAGAGAACCCCTGTCTCCAGAGACTACAGCCACTATTACGTCACAATTGAAGATCTGCGCAAAAAA ATCATTGTCGCCAGCCAGGACAATGCCAGAATCATCCTTCAGATCGACAATGCCAAACTGGCAGCTGAGGACTTCAGAGTCAA GTACGAGAATGAGTTGTCCCTGCGTCAGTCAGTGGAGGCTGACATTGCCGGTCTAAGGAAGGTTCTGGACAGCCTCACTATGTCTCGCTCGGACCTCGAGATGCAGATTGAGGGTCTGAATGAGGAGCTAGTCTACCTGAAGAAGAACCATGCAGAG GAACTCGCAGCTATTCGCTCTCAAATGTCCTCCAGCAACGTAAACGTAGAGGTTGACGCTGCACCTCAGCAAGACATGGCCCGCATCATGGAGGAGATCCGACAACAGTATGAAGGCGTCATCGAGAAGAACCGCAGAGACATGGACTCATGGTACAAGGGCAAA TTCGACGAACTGAACAAGCAGGTATCCACCAAACAAGAAGACCTTACAATGTCCCGCAGTGAAATCAACGAGCTCAAGAGGACACTTCAGAGCCTGGAGATCGAACTACAGTCACAGCTCAGCATG AAAGCGGCACTGGAAGGCACACTGGGAGAGACAGAGTCACGCTACAACCTTCAGCTCAGCCAATTGCAGGCCTTCATTAACAGTCTGGAGGTGGAGCTTTCTCAGGTGCGCATGGACATCGAAAGACAGGGCAACGAATACAAACTGCTCCTGGACATCAAAACCAGACTAGAGATGGAGATTGCAGAGTACAGGAGACTGCTGGATGGAGAGGAGATTca gaaacaGACAATCAAAGTTGTAGAGGTTGtagctcctcctcctccccccaaGC CCGAACCTGTGGTGACCAAGCGTGTTCGCACAGTAATTGAAGAAGTGGTTGACGGAAAGGTCGTTTCTCGCACAGAGGATGTTGATGT